From a single Planctellipticum variicoloris genomic region:
- a CDS encoding fumarylacetoacetate hydrolase family protein, producing the protein MLVRLGMLQTEAGPKLVGVNLEGQFVDLCDVDVKLPNTLLEVLQTPDGLNNAAHALAAGMVKGPFLTGTPLAPIARPGKVICIGLNYRDHAEESGLPIPTEPVVFNKFSQCVIGPDENVVLPAASTQVDYEAELVMVIGKRGKRISKKEAWSHIAGYTIGNDVSARDWQIGRPGGQWLLGKTPDTFAPLGPWLVTADEVGDARELRIQLRLNGRTMQDSSTKELIFGMDDIIAHLSQITTLEPGDVIFTGTPPGVGMARKPPVFVQAGDVMEVEIEGFGVLRNPVVAEVA; encoded by the coding sequence GTGCTTGTGCGACTGGGAATGCTGCAGACCGAGGCCGGGCCGAAGCTTGTCGGCGTGAATCTCGAAGGACAGTTCGTCGATCTGTGCGACGTCGACGTCAAACTGCCGAACACGCTGCTGGAAGTTCTCCAGACGCCCGACGGCCTGAACAACGCCGCCCACGCCCTCGCCGCCGGCATGGTCAAGGGACCGTTCCTGACTGGCACGCCGCTGGCCCCGATCGCCCGGCCGGGCAAGGTGATCTGCATCGGCCTCAACTATCGCGACCACGCGGAAGAAAGCGGCCTGCCGATTCCGACCGAGCCGGTCGTGTTCAACAAGTTTTCGCAGTGCGTGATCGGGCCGGATGAGAACGTCGTGCTCCCGGCGGCCAGCACTCAGGTCGATTACGAAGCCGAGCTGGTGATGGTGATCGGCAAGCGGGGCAAGCGGATTTCGAAGAAGGAGGCCTGGAGCCATATCGCCGGCTATACGATCGGCAACGACGTTTCGGCGCGAGACTGGCAGATCGGCCGGCCGGGGGGCCAGTGGCTGCTCGGCAAGACGCCCGATACGTTTGCGCCGCTCGGTCCCTGGCTGGTGACTGCGGACGAAGTCGGCGACGCCCGCGAGCTGCGGATTCAGCTCCGCCTGAACGGCAGGACGATGCAGGACTCGTCGACGAAGGAACTGATCTTCGGCATGGACGACATCATCGCGCACCTGTCGCAGATCACCACGCTGGAACCGGGGGACGTGATTTTCACCGGTACGCCGCCGGGCGTCGGCATGGCCCGCAAGCCGCCGGTCTTTGTCCAGGCGGGGGACGTGATGGAAGTCGAGATCGAAGGCTTCGGCGTGTTGAGGAATCCGGTGGTTGCGGAAGTTGCGTAG
- a CDS encoding ABC transporter ATP-binding protein, giving the protein MTETPADLVVRDLVKDYTSEAGTLSILRGIPLELRRGSALAITGPSGAGKSTLLYILGALDTPTSGSVSLQGQNPFDLTPAEQAAFRNRHVGFVFQDHHLLPQCNVLENVLIPTLPGTGVTPETEQRARRLLDRVGLGERLDHRPAQLSGGERQRVAVCRALINQPVLLLADEPTGNLDRRTADSVGSLLLELNQEEQTILVCVTHSQELAERFPDQRELRDGKLERRGAST; this is encoded by the coding sequence ATGACCGAGACGCCTGCCGACCTTGTTGTTCGCGACCTCGTGAAGGATTACACGTCGGAGGCGGGGACGCTGTCGATTCTGCGCGGCATCCCCCTCGAACTCCGGCGAGGCTCGGCCCTGGCCATCACCGGGCCTTCGGGAGCGGGCAAGAGCACGCTGCTCTACATCCTGGGGGCGCTCGATACGCCAACCTCGGGGAGCGTCTCGCTCCAGGGGCAGAACCCGTTCGACCTGACGCCGGCAGAGCAGGCCGCCTTCCGCAATCGGCATGTCGGGTTCGTCTTCCAGGACCATCACCTGCTGCCGCAGTGCAACGTGCTGGAAAATGTCCTGATCCCCACCCTCCCTGGCACCGGCGTCACTCCCGAGACCGAACAGCGAGCCCGGCGGCTGCTCGACCGGGTCGGCCTGGGAGAGCGGCTGGACCATCGTCCGGCCCAACTCTCCGGCGGCGAGCGGCAGCGGGTGGCGGTCTGCCGGGCGCTGATCAATCAGCCGGTGCTGCTGCTGGCGGATGAACCGACGGGGAACTTGGACCGGCGGACGGCGGACTCGGTCGGCTCGCTGCTGCTGGAGTTGAACCAGGAAGAGCAGACGATCCTGGTCTGCGTCACCCACAGCCAGGAACTGGCCGAGCGCTTCCCCGACCAGCGGGAACTGCGCGACGGTAAGCTGGAACGCCGCGGGGCCTCCACGTAG
- a CDS encoding DUF433 domain-containing protein has protein sequence MFDRITSDPAILGGKPIIRGTRISVELILEWIASGASRDDILRRHPHLAAADVEQALGYAAAAMRNEVLLTTPVAE, from the coding sequence ATGTTCGACCGCATCACCTCCGATCCTGCCATTCTTGGTGGCAAGCCGATCATCCGCGGGACACGCATCAGCGTGGAGCTGATTCTCGAATGGATCGCCTCGGGCGCGTCCCGCGACGACATCTTGCGCCGGCATCCGCACCTGGCGGCGGCTGATGTCGAGCAGGCGCTCGGGTATGCGGCGGCAGCAATGCGGAACGAGGTGCTGCTGACGACACCGGTTGCGGAATGA
- a CDS encoding DUF5615 family PIN-like protein gives MKLRDFGLLTEENLDPEVVQWLEDAGFGVLDVCRAGLQGTSDAELMRRAFSENRIIVTHDADFGTLAVLQGEPVVGVIFLRPGHIIQHL, from the coding sequence ATGAAGCTACGAGACTTCGGCCTGCTGACCGAGGAGAACCTTGATCCCGAGGTCGTCCAGTGGCTGGAGGATGCCGGCTTCGGTGTACTCGATGTGTGCCGGGCGGGGCTGCAGGGAACGTCCGATGCCGAACTGATGCGTCGGGCCTTCTCGGAAAATCGCATCATCGTGACTCACGACGCCGACTTTGGCACACTTGCGGTTTTGCAGGGAGAACCTGTGGTCGGTGTGATTTTTCTGCGGCCAGGCCATATTATCCAGCATTTATGA
- a CDS encoding cytochrome ubiquinol oxidase subunit I encodes MNPLIFYPVPDLGPVMKGLAIGGLAIFHVFLAQFAIGSGMLLCDLQRRSAGGRNPLARRFSDGYFKVLVLVSFVLGAVTGVAMWFTSIQVSPRTIGTMVSEFHWMWAIEWTFFSLEVVSGYMFYRYGPRLDDRARMTLLVFYSIASWFSLFWINGILSWQLTPGGWLTGHNVWTGFFNASFWPSLLFRTITCTATAALAACVLVNVFPSVSREERTEIIQIAARFLAPMVLMPFLGAWYIAVMPADSRGWVLGGSIAMLLFLTLAVGCSTFIGGYAVLALLRQKLYINGATATLLLALAFLATAGGEFVREGARKPFTIREYLYSNSIAPDEVAHLREVGCTSLDPYPVPGAETFPNLQLITGAKVYRIQCSVCHTLDGANPLSELAQMWSLDQKRLNFAQLQRTKPFMPPFAGTPAEVEALVQFLTWHQAHRPAEWPESSDPEVLQQIADWLREAGPGREPPGGPDLTVAVKGASR; translated from the coding sequence ATGAATCCCCTCATCTTCTACCCCGTCCCCGACCTCGGCCCCGTCATGAAGGGCCTCGCCATCGGCGGGCTCGCCATCTTTCACGTCTTCCTCGCCCAGTTCGCCATCGGCAGCGGCATGCTCCTCTGCGATCTTCAGCGGCGGTCCGCCGGGGGACGCAATCCCCTCGCCCGACGGTTCAGCGACGGCTACTTCAAAGTGCTGGTGCTCGTCAGCTTCGTCCTCGGGGCCGTCACCGGCGTGGCGATGTGGTTCACCTCGATCCAGGTCAGCCCGCGCACCATCGGCACGATGGTCAGCGAATTTCACTGGATGTGGGCCATCGAATGGACCTTCTTCAGCCTCGAAGTCGTCTCCGGCTACATGTTCTACCGCTACGGACCCCGGCTCGATGACCGGGCCCGCATGACGCTGCTCGTCTTCTACTCCATCGCGTCCTGGTTCAGCCTCTTCTGGATCAACGGCATCCTCTCGTGGCAGTTGACGCCGGGGGGCTGGCTCACCGGTCACAACGTCTGGACCGGCTTCTTCAACGCCAGCTTCTGGCCGTCGCTCCTGTTCCGCACCATCACCTGCACGGCGACGGCGGCCCTCGCCGCGTGCGTGCTGGTCAACGTCTTCCCGTCGGTCAGCCGGGAGGAGCGGACAGAGATCATTCAGATCGCGGCCCGATTCCTGGCGCCGATGGTCCTGATGCCGTTCCTGGGGGCGTGGTACATCGCAGTGATGCCGGCCGACAGCCGGGGCTGGGTGCTCGGGGGCAGCATCGCCATGCTGTTGTTCCTGACGCTGGCGGTTGGCTGTTCGACGTTCATCGGCGGGTATGCGGTGCTGGCGCTGCTGCGGCAGAAGCTCTATATCAACGGGGCGACGGCGACGCTGCTCCTGGCGCTGGCGTTTCTGGCCACCGCCGGCGGCGAGTTCGTGCGGGAAGGAGCCCGTAAGCCCTTCACGATCCGCGAGTATCTCTACTCGAACTCGATCGCGCCGGACGAAGTCGCCCATCTGCGCGAGGTGGGCTGCACGAGCCTGGACCCATACCCGGTCCCCGGCGCGGAGACGTTTCCGAATCTGCAGCTCATCACTGGGGCGAAGGTCTACCGGATTCAATGCAGCGTCTGCCACACGCTCGACGGGGCAAACCCCCTCTCCGAGCTGGCGCAGATGTGGAGCCTCGACCAGAAACGGCTGAACTTCGCGCAACTGCAGCGGACGAAGCCCTTCATGCCCCCCTTCGCCGGGACCCCCGCGGAGGTGGAGGCGCTCGTGCAGTTCCTGACGTGGCATCAGGCCCATCGCCCGGCGGAGTGGCCGGAATCGAGCGATCCCGAAGTGCTGCAGCAGATCGCCGACTGGCTCCGGGAGGCAGGCCCCGGACGCGAACCGCCCGGCGGACCCGATCTGACAGTTGCCGTGAAAGGAGCGTCCCGATGA
- a CDS encoding excinuclease ABC subunit UvrC, translating to MTDPVSADPPPEPAVEPREKVKTFPTTPGVYLMKDGRGRVIYVGKAVNLRSRAGSYFTKLALEDRRTCDLVPEIRDIDFVPTDSEVDALLLEARLIKDIQPRFNSELKDDKTFPYLQIHTREQFPRVEFTRKPRLKGVKLYGPFTSASKLRGTIAVLQQIFRFRNCNLDIREEDERWRWFRPCLLASINQCTAPCNLRISREDYRKDLKKLMLFLDGKKDRLLKELREEMQGAAKELLFEKAARLRDTITALENMNLRGNLQDHAQPEVFQIDPRKGVRGLQKVFGLSAPPRRIEGMDIAHLQGGETVASLVQFIDGLPFKPGYKRFKIRTVEGVDDFASMREVVSRRFRRLQQEGEAFPDLLLIDGGKGQLGAAMEAFREIGIQPPLVISLAKREEEVFVPGESDPRILGRHSYGLRLLQYVRDESHRFAQHYHHILRRKSTFGESD from the coding sequence ATGACCGACCCCGTATCCGCTGATCCGCCTCCTGAGCCTGCCGTCGAACCGCGGGAAAAAGTGAAGACGTTTCCCACCACGCCGGGGGTCTACCTGATGAAGGACGGCCGCGGGCGGGTGATTTACGTCGGCAAGGCGGTGAATCTCCGCAGCCGGGCCGGCAGCTACTTCACGAAACTGGCCCTGGAAGACCGGCGGACCTGCGATCTCGTCCCGGAAATCCGCGACATCGACTTCGTCCCGACCGACAGCGAAGTCGACGCCCTGCTGCTGGAAGCCCGGCTGATCAAGGATATTCAGCCGCGGTTCAATTCCGAGCTCAAAGACGATAAGACCTTTCCCTACCTGCAGATTCACACTCGCGAGCAGTTTCCCCGCGTCGAATTCACCCGCAAGCCCCGGCTGAAGGGAGTCAAGCTTTACGGCCCGTTCACCAGCGCCTCCAAGCTGCGCGGGACGATTGCCGTGCTGCAGCAGATTTTCCGGTTCCGGAACTGCAACCTCGACATTCGTGAGGAGGACGAACGCTGGCGCTGGTTCCGGCCGTGCCTGCTGGCGAGCATCAATCAGTGCACCGCACCGTGCAATCTGCGGATCTCACGCGAGGACTATCGCAAGGATCTGAAGAAACTGATGCTCTTCCTCGACGGCAAGAAGGACCGCCTGCTGAAGGAACTGCGCGAGGAGATGCAGGGGGCGGCCAAGGAGCTCCTGTTTGAAAAGGCCGCACGCCTGCGCGACACGATCACAGCTCTGGAAAACATGAATCTGCGGGGCAACCTCCAGGATCACGCGCAGCCGGAAGTGTTTCAGATCGATCCTCGCAAGGGGGTCCGCGGCCTGCAGAAAGTCTTCGGCCTGTCCGCGCCCCCCCGGCGGATCGAGGGGATGGACATCGCCCATCTGCAGGGGGGGGAAACGGTCGCCAGCCTGGTCCAGTTCATCGACGGCCTGCCCTTCAAGCCGGGCTACAAGCGGTTCAAAATCCGGACCGTCGAAGGCGTCGACGACTTCGCGTCGATGCGCGAAGTCGTCAGCCGTCGCTTCCGCCGCCTGCAGCAGGAGGGAGAAGCCTTTCCCGATCTGCTGCTGATCGACGGCGGCAAAGGCCAGCTCGGGGCGGCGATGGAGGCCTTCCGGGAAATCGGCATCCAGCCCCCGCTGGTCATCTCCCTCGCCAAGCGGGAAGAAGAAGTCTTCGTCCCCGGCGAGTCGGACCCCCGAATTCTGGGACGTCACTCGTACGGGCTACGGCTTCTGCAGTACGTGCGGGACGAATCGCACCGTTTCGCCCAGCACTACCACCACATCCTCCGCCGCAAATCCACCTTCGGCGAAAGCGACTGA
- a CDS encoding sigma 54-interacting transcriptional regulator — MNSQGGLIRWSLAVAGGLVVTYCVAVLVFVATAPDLRLRFLMVDQPRPAGEATPGIEIIQTEGLFEEKIDWRGDRPEPGDRLQYVADQPMQDFIQYVHYLWKLRSAEVPPGGVILQGADPLASELPKLIQEENGPRWVEIGFYRPSTGQTLRAALPVRSLPWGDVALTLLWFVLELGIFSLGALAFWNRPFDRPAQLFYAMCIVTMGAFVGGYHWWLLAGTFWLNLPFVLCGVLAPVVTLHFFLSYPRAKFPLTVIPRTTVMVMYAVPLLAFVGFLIVDSLVWSQSLHPLPAERAETLAWLNHLKNGIYAYLAIAGLYFLGTLVALISSVVHTRNPVERDQVKFILWAGLIATVFIGYTLGLAYVSRPKFVLGGARVPMFAASLVFMVAYAVSIVRYKLMLIDQIINRGMLYYALSFAATAGLALTVASVSLAAAHWNTNLSRPQTLLVAMLMMIAVTLMLWVRDNWQQLVDRKFFREKYRLDKALQRMNRAVGQLADPQFLSERMLNSCCDVLQIDRAALYLREGKTATFRLVAAQGMSSDQPRQVTATPEFLLALTQDAALQRVSHGTREDLSPIQSTLRDLHAELAHSLEMEDEPVGLVVLGPKQNSTPFTGEDVTFLTALGQITGVALHCAKIHQDLGHLNEELRLKVERIAQQRQQITMLQAELADGMTSNRSDEPTEEFQRGEIRGNSPSLLRVLDTVRKVAVSDTSVLVRGESGTGKELLAQAIHQNSPRRNGPLISVHCAALSAGLLESELFGHVKGAFTGASSDKRGRFELANGGTLFLDEIGDITPETQIKLLRVLQEREFEPVGGSVTIQTDVRVIAATHQNLERLIAEGKFREDLYYRLNVISITLPPLRERREDLLELATWFLKRAASKGGKKILEFEEDALDALLSYQWPGNIRELENVIERAVVLADDAVIRLTDLPPDIQHQSPADRHRTAGRAQRPALTSVGATRGYLEESAIPADWESAAVSEREALVQSLRQCRGNKAEAARLLGLPRSTYFSKLKKYGLLP, encoded by the coding sequence GTGAATTCACAAGGCGGTCTCATTCGCTGGTCGCTGGCGGTCGCCGGGGGACTGGTTGTCACGTATTGCGTGGCGGTCCTGGTCTTCGTCGCGACAGCCCCCGATCTCCGACTCCGGTTTCTCATGGTCGACCAGCCCCGACCGGCGGGCGAGGCCACGCCCGGCATCGAGATCATCCAGACGGAAGGTCTGTTCGAAGAGAAGATTGACTGGCGCGGCGACCGACCCGAACCCGGAGATCGCCTGCAGTACGTCGCCGATCAGCCGATGCAGGACTTTATTCAATACGTGCACTACCTCTGGAAGCTCCGTTCGGCGGAAGTTCCGCCGGGGGGAGTGATTCTGCAGGGGGCTGATCCGCTCGCCAGCGAACTCCCGAAGTTAATTCAGGAGGAGAATGGCCCACGGTGGGTGGAAATCGGTTTTTATCGCCCTTCGACCGGGCAGACCCTGCGGGCGGCGCTGCCGGTCCGCTCGCTGCCGTGGGGTGACGTCGCGCTGACGCTGCTCTGGTTCGTGCTGGAGCTGGGAATCTTTTCGCTGGGGGCTCTCGCGTTCTGGAACCGCCCGTTCGATCGACCGGCTCAGCTCTTCTACGCCATGTGCATCGTGACGATGGGAGCCTTCGTCGGCGGTTACCACTGGTGGCTGCTGGCCGGCACGTTCTGGCTCAACCTCCCTTTCGTGCTCTGCGGCGTCCTGGCGCCGGTGGTGACGCTTCACTTCTTCCTCAGCTATCCCCGCGCCAAGTTTCCCCTGACTGTCATACCGCGGACGACGGTCATGGTGATGTATGCCGTGCCTCTGCTGGCCTTCGTCGGATTTCTGATCGTCGACAGCCTGGTCTGGTCGCAGTCCCTCCACCCGTTGCCGGCAGAGCGGGCCGAAACGCTGGCCTGGCTGAACCATTTGAAGAACGGCATCTACGCCTATCTGGCGATTGCGGGGCTGTATTTTCTCGGGACGCTGGTGGCGCTCATCTCCAGCGTGGTGCATACCCGCAATCCCGTCGAACGGGATCAGGTCAAATTCATTCTCTGGGCGGGCCTGATCGCCACGGTCTTCATTGGCTACACGCTTGGGCTGGCGTATGTCTCGCGGCCGAAGTTCGTCCTGGGAGGCGCCCGGGTGCCGATGTTTGCGGCGAGCCTCGTCTTCATGGTCGCTTACGCGGTGAGCATCGTCCGTTACAAGCTGATGCTGATCGATCAGATCATTAACCGCGGCATGCTGTATTATGCCCTCAGCTTCGCGGCCACCGCGGGACTGGCGCTGACGGTCGCCAGCGTCAGTCTTGCCGCGGCCCATTGGAACACGAATCTGTCCCGGCCGCAGACGCTGCTGGTGGCGATGCTGATGATGATCGCCGTCACGCTGATGCTGTGGGTCCGCGACAACTGGCAGCAGCTTGTCGACCGTAAGTTCTTTCGCGAGAAGTACCGCCTCGACAAAGCGCTGCAGCGCATGAACCGGGCCGTCGGCCAGCTCGCCGACCCGCAGTTCCTGTCCGAGCGCATGCTCAATTCGTGCTGCGACGTCCTGCAGATCGACCGCGCCGCCCTCTATCTGCGCGAGGGGAAAACCGCGACGTTCCGGCTCGTCGCCGCGCAGGGCATGTCGTCGGATCAGCCGCGACAGGTCACGGCGACCCCGGAGTTCCTGCTGGCGTTGACGCAGGACGCCGCGCTGCAGAGGGTTTCGCACGGAACGCGCGAAGATCTCTCCCCCATTCAGAGTACGCTCCGCGACCTGCATGCCGAGCTGGCTCACAGCCTGGAGATGGAAGACGAGCCGGTCGGGCTGGTGGTCCTGGGACCCAAACAGAACAGCACGCCGTTCACGGGCGAAGACGTCACGTTTCTGACCGCCCTGGGTCAGATCACCGGCGTCGCCCTGCATTGCGCCAAGATCCATCAGGACCTGGGGCACCTCAACGAAGAGTTGCGACTGAAGGTCGAACGGATCGCCCAGCAGCGGCAGCAGATCACCATGCTGCAGGCGGAGCTGGCCGACGGCATGACCAGCAACCGGTCCGACGAACCGACGGAGGAGTTTCAGCGCGGCGAAATCCGTGGCAACAGCCCGTCGCTGCTGCGCGTGCTCGACACCGTCCGCAAAGTCGCCGTCAGCGATACCTCGGTGCTGGTCCGGGGCGAAAGCGGCACCGGCAAGGAATTGCTCGCTCAGGCGATCCACCAGAACAGCCCGCGGCGGAACGGACCGCTGATCAGCGTCCATTGCGCCGCCCTGTCCGCCGGGTTGCTCGAAAGCGAACTGTTCGGCCACGTGAAGGGAGCGTTCACCGGCGCTTCCAGCGACAAACGGGGCCGGTTCGAACTGGCCAACGGCGGGACGCTGTTTCTCGACGAGATCGGCGACATCACCCCCGAGACGCAGATCAAACTGCTCCGCGTGCTGCAGGAACGCGAATTCGAGCCAGTGGGCGGCTCCGTCACGATCCAGACCGACGTGCGGGTGATCGCGGCGACGCATCAGAATCTCGAGCGGCTGATCGCGGAGGGCAAGTTCCGCGAAGATCTCTACTACCGGCTCAACGTGATCAGTATCACGCTGCCGCCGCTGCGCGAGCGTCGGGAAGACCTCCTGGAACTGGCGACGTGGTTTTTGAAGCGGGCGGCGTCGAAAGGGGGGAAGAAAATCCTCGAATTCGAGGAGGACGCCCTGGATGCGCTGCTCAGCTATCAGTGGCCCGGCAACATCCGCGAGCTGGAGAACGTCATCGAGCGGGCCGTCGTCCTGGCCGACGACGCAGTCATCCGGCTCACCGATCTCCCTCCGGACATCCAGCATCAGTCGCCTGCCGACCGCCATCGAACGGCCGGACGCGCCCAGCGGCCGGCGTTGACATCGGTGGGCGCGACGCGCGGTTATCTGGAGGAGTCGGCCATTCCGGCGGACTGGGAATCCGCCGCCGTTTCCGAACGGGAAGCCCTCGTGCAGTCCCTCCGTCAATGCCGGGGCAACAAAGCCGAAGCCGCCCGATTGCTGGGCCTCCCGCGCAGTACCTACTTCAGCAAGCTGAAGAAATACGGATTGCTGCCATAG
- a CDS encoding ParB/RepB/Spo0J family partition protein, with amino-acid sequence MEEQAPQEPSRRRLGRGLSALLGTAAVGDGEGFAGDQDSSTISAELIERNPFQPRKDFDQEQLNELTDSIRQHGVLQPILVRPFGDGYQLIAGERRLIAAKRAGLDQIPSRVLQLSDQQMCEVSLEENLKRQDLNVLEKAAAFQDYLQRFQCTIEELARRLSLDRSTVSNMLRLLDLPETIKDDLRSNKLTAGHARAVLSLSEEDQLALCKRIQDENLSVRKTEEAVRQLVAANTPDTVPFPTGDVDKPARTAPAMTAHVLGMQDQLRDWLGAKVEIKLKGKESGKILIEFKTSDDFERILGRLQRAA; translated from the coding sequence ATGGAAGAACAAGCTCCCCAGGAACCGTCGCGTCGGCGACTGGGTCGCGGCCTCAGTGCGTTGCTCGGCACCGCTGCAGTCGGTGACGGCGAAGGATTCGCCGGCGATCAGGACAGCTCGACGATCTCCGCCGAGCTGATCGAACGGAATCCGTTTCAGCCCCGCAAAGACTTCGACCAGGAACAGCTCAACGAGCTGACCGACAGCATCCGGCAGCACGGCGTGCTGCAGCCGATTCTGGTCCGTCCCTTCGGCGACGGATATCAGCTCATCGCGGGCGAGCGCCGGCTGATCGCCGCCAAGCGGGCCGGGCTCGATCAGATTCCCAGTCGCGTGCTGCAGCTCAGCGACCAGCAGATGTGCGAAGTCTCCCTTGAGGAAAACCTCAAGCGGCAGGACCTCAACGTGCTGGAGAAGGCGGCCGCCTTCCAGGACTATCTGCAGCGGTTCCAGTGCACGATCGAAGAGCTGGCCCGTCGGCTGAGCCTCGATCGTTCGACCGTCAGCAACATGCTGCGACTGCTCGATCTGCCGGAAACGATTAAAGACGATCTGCGTTCCAACAAGCTGACGGCGGGCCACGCCCGCGCCGTTCTGTCCCTGTCCGAAGAAGACCAGCTCGCGCTCTGCAAGCGGATTCAGGACGAGAACCTTTCCGTCCGCAAAACCGAAGAAGCCGTCCGGCAGCTCGTCGCCGCCAATACCCCCGATACGGTCCCCTTCCCGACGGGCGACGTCGACAAACCGGCTCGGACCGCTCCGGCGATGACGGCCCATGTGCTGGGGATGCAAGACCAGCTCCGCGACTGGCTCGGCGCCAAGGTCGAGATCAAGCTCAAGGGGAAGGAGTCCGGCAAGATTCTGATCGAGTTCAAGACGAGCGACGACTTCGAACGGATTCTCGGCCGCCTGCAGCGCGCCGCCTGA
- a CDS encoding DUF481 domain-containing protein: protein MRSRRILAGFILAVLVLTGGVTTTVRAEADAPHERVFLKGGRELEGVSLGVEDGFLRWEIGTGQELRIPLDWIDRMEVSSGREEELPPAPTEPPGVTPPAGETPKPDQPADAEPPWTNKVPLVAPALNIYQGVQKTAVVWARQVTLGGTFTEGNARTQALNIASVLERNTPENSRQMDVGGQWSRNAGKQTANRWWLNSNFDWSMKEAFDWDVTDPWIVFMTSKNEYNGLANLNYRGTVSTGVGYRFYFEPKRRLITRFGPAFTVESYKDPAQTRTTPDIFAELELRWPLFDRTSIEQKLRVQPNMANFELVRVFSTTGLSVDLDEKDRWKLKLTVQTDYVSIPNPGRKPTDVTSIISVVYQRK, encoded by the coding sequence ATGCGGAGCCGCCGGATCTTAGCGGGGTTCATCCTGGCGGTGCTGGTTCTGACCGGCGGCGTTACGACGACGGTCCGCGCCGAGGCCGACGCTCCGCACGAGCGCGTGTTTCTGAAAGGGGGCCGAGAACTGGAGGGCGTCAGTCTCGGCGTCGAAGATGGCTTTCTGCGGTGGGAGATCGGAACCGGACAGGAACTGCGAATCCCCCTGGACTGGATCGACCGCATGGAAGTCTCATCCGGACGCGAGGAGGAATTGCCTCCGGCGCCGACGGAACCGCCGGGAGTCACCCCGCCGGCCGGCGAGACCCCGAAGCCCGATCAACCGGCCGACGCCGAGCCCCCCTGGACCAACAAGGTGCCGCTGGTCGCGCCGGCCCTGAACATCTACCAGGGGGTCCAGAAGACCGCGGTCGTCTGGGCCCGCCAGGTGACGCTCGGCGGAACATTCACGGAGGGCAACGCGCGGACGCAGGCGCTCAACATCGCCTCGGTCCTGGAACGGAATACGCCGGAGAACAGTCGCCAGATGGATGTCGGCGGACAATGGTCGCGGAACGCCGGCAAGCAGACGGCGAATCGCTGGTGGCTCAACTCGAACTTTGACTGGAGCATGAAAGAAGCGTTCGACTGGGACGTGACCGACCCCTGGATCGTGTTTATGACCAGCAAGAACGAATACAACGGGCTGGCCAACCTGAACTATCGAGGGACGGTGTCGACCGGCGTCGGTTATCGATTCTACTTCGAGCCGAAAAGGCGGCTGATTACGCGTTTCGGCCCCGCTTTCACGGTCGAGTCCTACAAAGACCCGGCGCAGACGCGAACGACGCCCGATATCTTCGCCGAACTGGAACTCCGCTGGCCCCTTTTCGACCGGACGTCGATCGAGCAGAAGCTCCGCGTCCAGCCGAATATGGCCAACTTCGAACTCGTCCGCGTCTTCAGCACGACCGGACTGAGCGTTGATCTGGATGAGAAAGACCGCTGGAAACTGAAGCTCACGGTGCAGACCGACTATGTTTCGATTCCAAACCCCGGCCGCAAACCGACCGACGTGACCTCCATCATCTCGGTCGTTTACCAGCGCAAATAG